Proteins found in one Paenibacillus sp. FSL R10-2782 genomic segment:
- a CDS encoding glycosyl hydrolase family 28-related protein: protein MNQASLMIAAQYRNAELVKRGFGDAFYIATAFGIFPNGKDMTNKLQALVNLANSEGRSAIFFPHGDYTVTHIDNDENITYFGDNAKFVGYGRKINQVGYGPTDSIFINVKEFGAKGDGVSDDSAAFQSAVDAVIQVGGTIYVPVGRYVLKTRVNIDLTNFTTSGKAVNIRGDNANTTFIINQTNADFAFYVHGKHFSYFHMENMTITGTDLNTHKGLHMVFLSEQYLENLVFTNLFLGIQMEDVVRCKLMSCTFNQNKNGMYCNDRISESTANAIDFFGCVFYGNAEAGLYVKGGCNINFFGGTVETNGHASMPAQRWGVRLQDMGRYGAGGATFVGTYFEGNANIADVWINESTYPSTYTFIGCTFNRFAAPLNNDHNIRVDAGNFPGPNGYPVKVVVTGCAFRDMGNTPSATTQYIKFYTGGAPVMFEQSGNYYQSQVELPAPSSNRVFATGRIVNLNTTPSIWRAFNVDSVTKISTGVYQVNFIFPSTSDKNITTLGIDILGFCRVTAETNAGFRIEVFNSGGTPTDPGQITFISCE from the coding sequence ATGAACCAAGCCAGCTTAATGATCGCCGCTCAGTACCGAAATGCAGAACTCGTCAAACGCGGGTTCGGTGATGCCTTTTATATAGCTACAGCTTTTGGCATTTTCCCGAATGGCAAAGACATGACAAACAAACTCCAAGCCCTTGTAAATCTGGCTAATTCCGAAGGGCGTTCTGCAATATTCTTCCCGCACGGAGATTACACCGTTACCCACATCGACAATGATGAGAACATTACTTATTTCGGGGACAATGCTAAATTTGTAGGGTACGGAAGGAAAATAAATCAGGTTGGATATGGTCCGACAGACAGCATCTTTATAAATGTCAAAGAATTCGGAGCTAAGGGTGACGGGGTAAGCGACGATTCGGCTGCTTTTCAGAGTGCTGTCGATGCTGTAATTCAAGTAGGCGGGACCATCTACGTGCCAGTTGGTCGATATGTGCTTAAAACAAGGGTTAATATCGACCTGACCAACTTTACCACCTCAGGAAAAGCAGTGAATATCCGAGGGGATAATGCAAACACCACATTTATAATTAATCAAACGAACGCTGACTTTGCATTTTACGTACATGGTAAACACTTTTCCTACTTCCATATGGAGAATATGACCATAACCGGAACGGACCTTAACACCCATAAGGGCCTTCACATGGTGTTTCTTTCAGAGCAGTATCTGGAGAACTTGGTATTCACTAATTTGTTTTTAGGTATACAAATGGAGGATGTTGTTCGGTGCAAACTCATGTCGTGTACGTTCAACCAAAACAAAAACGGCATGTACTGTAACGATCGGATATCTGAGTCCACGGCGAACGCCATTGATTTTTTCGGCTGTGTGTTTTATGGAAACGCTGAGGCTGGGCTATATGTAAAAGGCGGCTGTAACATAAACTTTTTCGGGGGTACAGTAGAGACTAATGGTCATGCATCTATGCCAGCTCAGCGTTGGGGAGTGCGATTGCAGGACATGGGCCGATATGGTGCGGGTGGCGCTACTTTTGTGGGAACTTATTTCGAAGGCAATGCAAATATCGCAGATGTTTGGATCAATGAGTCGACATACCCAAGCACATATACCTTTATCGGCTGCACTTTCAATCGCTTTGCAGCACCATTGAACAATGACCACAACATACGAGTAGATGCAGGTAATTTTCCTGGGCCAAACGGCTACCCTGTAAAGGTTGTAGTGACTGGATGCGCATTTCGAGATATGGGGAATACGCCATCAGCTACTACTCAGTATATCAAATTTTACACAGGCGGCGCCCCAGTTATGTTCGAGCAATCCGGGAATTATTATCAGTCTCAGGTCGAGTTACCTGCCCCCTCATCGAATCGGGTGTTTGCCACAGGTAGGATTGTAAACCTCAACACTACACCATCAATATGGAGAGCATTCAACGTGGATTCGGTAACCAAGATAAGCACGGGGGTTTATCAGGTAAATTTTATCTTCCCGAGCACATCAGACAAAAATATTACAACGCTGGGGATCGATATATTGGGATTCTGCCGGGTAACAGCTGAAACGAACGCGGGATTTCGAATTGAAGTATTTAATTCAGGTGGCACGCCTACCGATCCGGGGCAGATCACGTTTATAAGCTGCGAATAG
- a CDS encoding lytic transglycosylase domain-containing protein, which yields MNTSLGAPQAYRGLITNSANKHGVPAGLVDAVINAESSYNPRARSGVGATGLMQLMPGTAAGLGVSNPYDPAQNIDGGAKYLKGQIARYGGDYQLALAAYNWGPGNVNKAIKKYGNSWSAIQAHAPKETQKYVNKVMKNWRG from the coding sequence ATGAATACCTCGTTAGGTGCGCCGCAAGCCTATCGGGGGTTAATTACCAACTCAGCTAATAAACATGGTGTGCCTGCTGGGTTGGTCGATGCGGTAATTAACGCTGAGAGCAGCTACAATCCACGAGCAAGGAGTGGCGTAGGAGCTACCGGTTTGATGCAACTCATGCCCGGTACCGCTGCCGGTCTTGGCGTCAGCAACCCCTATGATCCTGCCCAGAACATAGATGGCGGGGCGAAGTACCTTAAAGGCCAGATTGCTCGGTATGGTGGCGATTATCAACTGGCGCTGGCTGCTTACAATTGGGGCCCGGGCAACGTGAACAAGGCAATTAAGAAATACGGTAATAGCTGGTCGGCTATACAAGCACATGCGCCAAAAGAGACGCAAAAGTATGTAAATAAAGTAATGAAGAATTGGAGGGGATAA
- a CDS encoding LPD38 domain-containing protein gives MASKYDAVRNRRQQGEEARARVLARASNPNPVGVGSESKYAAVRNRTADIAPPTLLNNVKNTLTGPAVQDFVAKGLDYAGKEMQQKAANREKNRLKLPPALVVGPGFIENSTFAQATQGNRDAIGTYRAATGRTIKPLTQYEQNLEEINKAAAEHPFYGEHLAPLSRELNWLTEGNPVGRFIGRATTTGAEMSLGKASTMPTTGNATADNVADKLGMVGGVFGMAFNPAAPGVKGQNLLTGPMAAAEGAIATRTGNAAVNAISRQASKLPGVSSAAADRVTRGIATGAATGAIGNTAYGLNMDQSTGEEVLHNAALGAAFGAGGEVVARGVGAGWRSLFKKNGIPDREVSEILSLPVGRKEARINSATARSVQQAGDEAIANPFTFTLPEGSPQTRRATANAAEGRGEIQQINSRLQELESQYGQRVIDEYKYLKQSRDSRGGVSQGQLQRGLDGDVIGRTGRTSQNPLWYQEFYQTHGKAPSNNDLYKLAQERVDNGFMDESGRVPSWRETSGFDEQLAAYTAARDNLRTGVQELDPALRVTDQPLVSSRLKQESSGLRVNESSINKQETFSVNDPAVPEFMRARQARQEAAKGKQESVAPENSPIKPDENYVLPKQYEEQNGLGISAFAQTKPYDSLSTSTRSQLVTRQMRDPRSLKGSSDRLYTALVDDAHPYNLFDRMVEKVLGRKLDASESTHKLALASRGSDMVAKQIVTDKMVNSAGEVVGDSLKDVLSTLPGGKNAPKVESGTRGELRSRTSKTIYVDFEDYLINKHAITRWDRGEKVFADKLEWTPEKGQKIVDEYERLFPEFVETADNLYKFNQNLVNNWLVDTGVISKEMAETWFHENPYYVPNKRYFTSLEKRNGAGGKAKQGYGNQSNPVKGYSKGGSQKKIISPIEATIENVDAYVKTAKRNQVMQQFVKNLNQDAEAFKDIATVVVSRDIGKEKLAREILEENGLDKFMQSLDEDYARLRRDRLDTDNTVRVLMNGDPVRVKVHDAQTLDAVTSLGPQGANAVMDAIGWLTNKMKTLTTGANPVFSLTRNLFRDIPQAYVASKTTNNPVRFIVDLADASVQILRNGELYKRYKRIGGGHSSPIAADRNLLKQSKREVLPKSMVKDLGPRLYYGLENIMNAVESAPRLAEFKRVAKGGAPEDIQKALFAAQDVTVNFKRRGKLVRDLDKAFPYMNAALQGLDQFVRVYKDNPAKATMKAVLALTIPSIVTYVWNHDDPNYQKLSNRIKDSFILIPKGDGTFIKIAKPQELGTLFSDLPERLLRKFQDDDPAAFRDFADRIRTTFTPPGVQGALKEGGIIDRLQGMGGETILGPVPDLAANKTFSGSPIVPGYLQNLSPELQTDAKTTKIATWLGEKTGTSPKQLDYLARQYTGFIGQFGQPLLSPGGDFGNALIQQVTTDPVFSNDISTEFYKYKEKLDQVNYDSDLRKPPAWYDDSLRKKMTKISKEMGAIRKDVRAVQDDESISNKEKRARLRALQEKINQLAEGGNELARGKVPY, from the coding sequence ATGGCATCTAAATACGACGCAGTCCGTAACCGTAGGCAACAAGGAGAAGAGGCACGAGCCCGTGTCTTGGCGCGAGCAAGCAACCCGAATCCTGTAGGTGTGGGGAGCGAGAGCAAATATGCGGCTGTGAGAAATCGTACTGCTGACATTGCCCCTCCTACTTTGTTGAATAACGTGAAAAACACCCTAACGGGTCCGGCTGTTCAGGACTTTGTGGCTAAGGGGTTGGACTATGCGGGAAAGGAAATGCAGCAGAAGGCTGCTAATCGAGAAAAGAACCGGCTTAAACTGCCTCCTGCGCTCGTTGTCGGTCCAGGCTTCATAGAAAACTCTACCTTTGCCCAAGCGACTCAAGGCAACCGGGATGCTATAGGCACATATAGAGCAGCAACAGGTAGAACGATTAAGCCGCTGACGCAATATGAACAGAATCTAGAAGAGATCAATAAAGCTGCCGCGGAGCACCCGTTTTATGGAGAACACTTAGCTCCCTTGTCTCGTGAATTAAACTGGCTTACAGAAGGTAACCCTGTAGGTCGATTCATTGGACGCGCCACAACAACAGGCGCTGAAATGTCTCTAGGCAAAGCTTCTACCATGCCAACTACAGGCAACGCTACAGCAGATAATGTAGCAGACAAATTGGGTATGGTTGGCGGTGTCTTTGGGATGGCATTTAATCCTGCTGCACCTGGGGTTAAAGGTCAAAACCTGCTGACCGGGCCAATGGCTGCGGCAGAGGGTGCGATTGCTACACGAACGGGGAATGCTGCTGTAAATGCGATTAGTCGACAGGCATCCAAATTACCAGGCGTGTCGTCTGCCGCTGCTGATCGTGTTACTCGAGGGATTGCTACCGGAGCAGCGACAGGAGCCATTGGTAATACAGCCTATGGCCTTAACATGGATCAGTCTACAGGTGAGGAAGTGCTTCATAATGCCGCCCTTGGCGCAGCGTTCGGTGCTGGTGGGGAAGTAGTGGCCAGAGGTGTCGGCGCTGGCTGGCGTTCGCTGTTCAAAAAGAACGGCATCCCTGACAGGGAAGTGTCTGAAATACTCAGCCTGCCGGTGGGTAGAAAGGAAGCTCGTATTAATTCGGCAACGGCCCGATCTGTCCAACAGGCAGGGGACGAAGCAATTGCTAATCCGTTTACGTTTACTCTTCCGGAAGGCTCACCACAGACTCGCCGCGCTACTGCAAATGCTGCTGAAGGTCGTGGAGAAATCCAACAGATTAATTCACGTCTGCAAGAGCTGGAAAGTCAGTATGGCCAGAGGGTGATTGATGAGTATAAATACCTTAAGCAGTCCCGTGACAGTCGCGGTGGCGTATCGCAAGGTCAACTTCAACGTGGATTAGACGGTGATGTTATTGGCCGTACTGGACGCACGTCTCAGAATCCACTGTGGTATCAGGAGTTTTACCAGACTCATGGGAAAGCGCCTAGCAACAATGATTTATATAAACTGGCACAGGAACGTGTTGATAACGGCTTTATGGATGAGTCGGGCCGTGTGCCGTCGTGGAGGGAAACAAGCGGGTTCGACGAACAGTTGGCGGCATATACAGCGGCTCGGGATAATTTACGTACCGGTGTGCAAGAGCTTGACCCTGCTTTGCGCGTTACCGATCAGCCGCTTGTATCGAGCCGGTTAAAGCAGGAGAGTTCAGGCCTCCGTGTGAATGAATCTTCTATTAATAAGCAGGAAACTTTCAGCGTTAATGATCCTGCGGTTCCTGAGTTCATGCGTGCGAGACAGGCCAGACAAGAAGCGGCTAAGGGAAAACAGGAGTCGGTCGCACCTGAGAATTCACCGATTAAACCGGACGAAAATTATGTCCTTCCGAAACAGTATGAAGAGCAAAATGGATTAGGTATTTCAGCATTCGCCCAAACGAAACCCTATGATTCGCTGTCCACGTCAACCCGTTCGCAATTGGTTACCCGTCAAATGCGCGACCCGCGGAGCCTGAAAGGTTCGTCGGATCGGCTATACACCGCTTTGGTTGATGATGCACATCCATACAATCTTTTTGACAGGATGGTGGAGAAGGTCCTCGGGAGAAAACTAGATGCGTCGGAATCAACTCATAAACTCGCTTTAGCCTCTCGCGGTTCGGACATGGTAGCAAAGCAGATTGTCACAGATAAGATGGTCAATAGTGCTGGTGAGGTAGTAGGAGATTCTCTGAAAGATGTCTTATCCACTTTGCCCGGCGGGAAAAACGCGCCTAAGGTAGAAAGTGGCACACGTGGAGAACTACGCTCACGCACCAGTAAAACCATCTATGTTGATTTTGAAGACTACCTTATCAATAAGCATGCCATCACTCGGTGGGATCGTGGCGAAAAGGTGTTCGCTGATAAGCTGGAGTGGACGCCGGAGAAAGGGCAAAAAATCGTTGATGAATATGAGCGGTTGTTTCCTGAGTTTGTAGAGACTGCTGATAATTTGTATAAATTCAATCAGAACTTAGTAAACAACTGGTTAGTGGATACGGGTGTTATAAGCAAGGAAATGGCAGAGACTTGGTTCCATGAGAACCCATACTACGTACCGAATAAACGGTACTTTACCAGTCTTGAGAAACGCAATGGAGCTGGAGGCAAGGCAAAGCAGGGATATGGAAATCAGTCCAATCCGGTTAAAGGTTACAGTAAGGGCGGTTCACAGAAAAAGATTATATCGCCGATCGAAGCCACGATCGAGAACGTCGATGCCTATGTGAAGACGGCCAAGCGTAACCAGGTCATGCAGCAGTTTGTTAAGAACTTGAACCAAGACGCTGAAGCATTTAAAGATATAGCCACGGTTGTTGTGTCTCGTGATATAGGAAAAGAGAAGCTTGCCCGTGAGATTTTGGAGGAAAATGGACTTGATAAATTTATGCAGTCGCTTGACGAAGATTATGCACGGCTGCGCCGTGATCGGCTCGATACTGACAACACTGTACGGGTGCTGATGAACGGTGATCCGGTACGTGTAAAGGTCCATGACGCTCAGACCCTTGATGCGGTTACGTCTCTCGGGCCTCAAGGTGCCAATGCTGTTATGGATGCAATCGGGTGGCTAACCAACAAGATGAAGACATTAACAACTGGAGCCAACCCGGTGTTCTCTCTGACACGTAACTTATTTCGGGATATTCCACAGGCTTATGTAGCTTCTAAAACGACCAATAACCCGGTTCGGTTCATCGTGGATCTGGCCGACGCTTCTGTGCAGATACTTCGTAATGGTGAGCTATACAAGCGGTACAAACGGATAGGCGGAGGTCATAGTTCTCCTATCGCGGCAGACCGAAATTTGCTAAAGCAGAGCAAACGTGAAGTATTACCCAAAAGTATGGTGAAGGATCTCGGACCACGTTTGTATTACGGATTGGAAAACATCATGAATGCTGTGGAGTCTGCGCCTCGATTGGCAGAATTTAAGCGTGTAGCTAAAGGCGGAGCGCCAGAGGACATCCAAAAAGCTCTCTTTGCAGCCCAGGATGTAACGGTTAACTTTAAGCGGCGGGGCAAACTGGTGAGGGATCTGGACAAGGCTTTCCCATACATGAATGCAGCTCTACAAGGTTTAGATCAATTCGTCCGGGTTTACAAGGACAATCCTGCAAAGGCAACTATGAAAGCTGTTTTGGCCCTGACTATTCCAAGCATTGTGACGTATGTGTGGAATCATGATGACCCGAATTACCAAAAGTTAAGTAACCGGATAAAGGATTCGTTCATCTTGATTCCTAAGGGGGATGGCACTTTCATCAAAATTGCTAAACCTCAGGAGCTTGGTACTCTCTTTTCGGATCTACCGGAACGGCTGCTTCGTAAGTTTCAGGACGATGATCCGGCGGCCTTTAGGGATTTTGCCGACCGTATCCGTACCACGTTCACGCCACCAGGAGTACAAGGGGCACTGAAAGAGGGCGGTATAATTGATCGACTTCAGGGGATGGGCGGTGAAACAATTCTTGGCCCTGTCCCAGACCTAGCTGCAAACAAAACCTTTTCCGGCTCCCCTATTGTTCCAGGCTATCTGCAAAACCTATCGCCTGAGTTACAGACCGATGCCAAAACGACCAAGATCGCTACTTGGCTGGGAGAGAAAACAGGCACAAGCCCTAAGCAGTTGGATTATCTGGCTCGGCAATATACGGGCTTCATTGGGCAGTTTGGACAGCCGCTCTTGTCACCAGGGGGAGACTTTGGCAATGCTCTGATACAACAGGTTACCACTGATCCTGTTTTCAGTAATGATATCAGTACTGAGTTCTACAAGTACAAGGAGAAGCTTGACCAGGTCAATTATGACTCTGATTTGCGGAAGCCTCCTGCTTGGTATGACGATTCGCTACGTAAGAAGATGACTAAGATTAGCAAGGAAATGGGCGCGATTCGTAAGGATGTTAGGGCTGTACAGGACGACGAATCTATAAGCAATAAGGAAAAACGCGCAAGATTACGGGCGCTGCAAGAGAAGATCAACCAACTGGCTGAGGGCGGCAATGAGTTGGCCCGAGGCAAAGTCCCTTATTAA
- a CDS encoding phage holin family protein, with protein sequence MDRLDLVFKWFTAAGSGAAAYFFGGWSGVLSALLVFVAVDYITGCAAAAAEGGLKSKVGLIGVARKVFIFAMVAVAHLVDGVLGDSHLFRDSVAYFYISNELLSIIENGGRLGAPIPPVIRQAVEVLKGKGNIDKGADK encoded by the coding sequence ATGGATAGATTGGATTTGGTATTTAAATGGTTTACTGCTGCTGGGAGTGGTGCAGCAGCTTATTTTTTTGGCGGGTGGTCTGGTGTACTAAGCGCCCTACTGGTATTTGTCGCAGTAGATTACATTACAGGGTGTGCAGCGGCGGCGGCAGAAGGTGGTCTTAAAAGTAAGGTCGGCCTTATTGGCGTAGCACGTAAGGTATTTATTTTTGCTATGGTCGCTGTGGCGCACTTGGTAGATGGTGTATTGGGCGACTCTCATTTGTTTCGGGATTCCGTTGCTTATTTTTACATCTCCAACGAGCTGCTATCTATTATCGAAAATGGCGGGAGATTGGGAGCGCCGATCCCGCCGGTTATCCGTCAGGCCGTGGAAGTTCTCAAGGGTAAAGGCAATATTGATAAAGGAGCTGATAAATAA
- a CDS encoding glycoside hydrolase family protein yields MRKISKAGIALIKNFEGVRLTAYKPVPTEQYRTIGWGHYGQDVKAGMTITQAQADAMLVADLAKYEAYVNNPLYVPVTDQLTQNQFDALTSFCYNCGAGSLKTLCKGRTVTQIAANITKYNKAGGGNVLAGLTRRREAELSLYNKPDAKDDEKMEKANVIVNGKTIADVKMINGTTYVPLRAVGEAWGATVEWDSKTNTATVSK; encoded by the coding sequence ATGCGGAAAATATCGAAAGCGGGAATTGCGTTAATTAAAAATTTCGAGGGCGTGCGCCTGACAGCGTACAAGCCCGTCCCCACCGAACAGTATCGGACCATAGGCTGGGGCCATTACGGACAGGACGTTAAAGCAGGCATGACCATAACGCAGGCCCAAGCTGACGCAATGTTGGTCGCTGACCTTGCCAAATACGAGGCGTATGTAAACAACCCGTTATATGTCCCGGTAACGGACCAACTCACGCAAAACCAATTTGACGCGCTGACGTCGTTTTGCTACAACTGCGGCGCAGGTAGTCTCAAGACACTCTGTAAAGGTCGCACAGTGACGCAGATTGCCGCCAACATCACCAAATACAACAAGGCGGGGGGGGGTAATGTGCTGGCTGGTCTGACACGGCGCAGAGAAGCAGAGCTGTCCTTGTATAACAAACCGGATGCGAAGGACGATGAAAAGATGGAAAAGGCAAATGTAATCGTAAATGGTAAGACTATCGCTGATGTTAAGATGATTAACGGTACGACGTATGTACCATTGCGGGCTGTTGGCGAGGCGTGGGGCGCTACAGTGGAGTGGGATAGTAAGACTAATACGGCTACAGTAAGCAAGTAA
- a CDS encoding acyltransferase family protein, translating into MSECVERVERKRLDWVDTARGIAIIAVFCGHFLTPDRRLEVFCYLFHLQLFFLISGFFFSKNKDLPFSVFLKEQIKRLIVPLVFFGVLNILFFDFYKDETSPVMWSQFASIFTGFKDHPAPELWFMASLFCVSIFYYLINKIIKNRHAILVLSLIIFLFAKVPVITVLLKHLSFLNVYDTPNYLLFFALGDYIFSHLRNFDFKAQRKKIKYFIHVIGSFLFFCAYGIFTFTPDWYKSYGINIDGHVIYNAYRLALTLIIISAVLYVSHLISDFKILSEIGKNTLVLMGLEMIIKNISLNVMGMFNISIHLDNALQIVIYCSLLIFLVKILAFNFFNKSVSYLIGK; encoded by the coding sequence ATGTCAGAATGTGTAGAACGTGTAGAACGTAAAAGGTTAGACTGGGTTGATACAGCCAGAGGGATAGCTATAATAGCTGTTTTCTGCGGTCATTTTTTAACTCCTGACCGTAGGCTAGAAGTTTTCTGTTATTTGTTCCATCTTCAACTTTTCTTTTTGATTTCCGGCTTCTTTTTTAGCAAGAATAAGGACTTACCCTTTTCGGTATTTTTAAAAGAACAAATAAAAAGGCTAATAGTTCCTTTAGTGTTTTTTGGGGTATTGAATATTCTGTTTTTTGATTTCTACAAAGACGAAACCTCCCCTGTCATGTGGTCTCAATTCGCATCAATATTCACAGGGTTTAAAGATCATCCCGCTCCAGAGTTGTGGTTCATGGCTAGTTTGTTTTGTGTCTCAATATTTTACTATCTCATAAATAAAATTATAAAAAACAGACATGCAATATTAGTGCTATCATTGATTATATTCCTATTCGCCAAGGTGCCTGTAATTACTGTTTTACTTAAGCATTTATCATTTTTAAACGTCTACGATACACCTAATTATCTACTATTCTTTGCACTAGGAGATTATATATTCAGTCATCTTCGAAATTTCGATTTTAAGGCACAACGGAAAAAAATAAAATATTTCATACATGTTATAGGTTCTTTTTTATTTTTTTGCGCTTATGGAATTTTCACTTTCACTCCAGACTGGTATAAATCTTATGGTATTAATATTGATGGACATGTTATTTATAATGCTTACAGATTGGCGTTAACCTTAATTATTATTTCAGCAGTATTATATGTAAGCCATTTAATTTCGGACTTTAAAATACTTTCAGAGATAGGTAAAAACACTTTAGTACTAATGGGGCTAGAAATGATTATTAAAAACATTTCACTGAATGTTATGGGGATGTTCAACATATCCATACATTTAGATAACGCTTTGCAAATAGTCATATATTGTTCGCTGCTTATTTTCTTAGTTAAAATTTTGGCCTTCAATTTTTTTAATAAATCAGTTTCATATCTAATAGGTAAATAG